A stretch of the Theileria equi strain WA chromosome 1, complete sequence genome encodes the following:
- a CDS encoding hypothetical protein (encoded by transcript BEWA_018410A) gives METSTNSTSTSPSLRINNSIPPPEIGENDSLEPEDEKILKLRLLENDVKLPMIVFFLTFIFPPLGFVMFLPNRSLNRASLRYKWFNRSLILGSALSVIYAYILCSLLHHYVFFAKTDDILGYSYGTEIKA, from the exons ATGGAAACATCTACTAACAGCACCTCAACATCTCCAAGCCTTCGAATCAATAATAGTATACCTCCACCTGAAATAGGTGAAAATGATAGTTTGGAACCAGAGGATGAG aaaattttaaaattgcGTCTATTAGAAAACGATGTCAAGCTTCCTATGATTGTATTCTTTCTCACCTTTATATTTCCGCCTCTTG GATTTGTAATGTTTCTTCCTAACAGATCGCTTAACAGAGCGTCTTTGCGGTATAAATGGTTCAATCGTTCACTAATACTAGGTTCTGCGTTGTCAGTAATCTATGCCTACATTTTATGTTCCTTGCTACATCACTATGTATTCTTTGCCAAGACAGACGATATCCTCGGATATTCCTACGGCACTGAAATTAAGGCATAA